In one Brienomyrus brachyistius isolate T26 chromosome 12, BBRACH_0.4, whole genome shotgun sequence genomic region, the following are encoded:
- the LOC125705084 gene encoding inhibitor of growth protein 2-like, whose protein sequence is MLGHHYPSVEKTQLVSYVEDYLECVESLPLDIQRNVSLLREIDTKYQDVLKEVDDVYEKYKKETDASQRKRLQNQLQRALISSQELGDEKIHLVTQMIELVENRARQMDSHSHCFQEPSEVETNVEKTTKQEVQPPERSSARRQRRQRNSESRDSCYTANGVDEQGDEPPPKEKKSKSAKKKKRSKAPKREASPVEYTIDPNEPTYCLCDQVSYGEMIGCDNEQCPIEWFHFSCVGLTYKPKGKWYCPKCRGDNEKTMDKSIEKTKKDRRSR, encoded by the exons ATGTTGGGGCATCATTACCCAAGCGTGGAAAAGACACAACTGGTTAGCTATGTGGAAGATTATCTGGAATGTGTGGAGTCTTTGCCTTTGGATATACAGAGGAATGTTTCGTTGCTACGAGAAATTGATACGAAGTATCAGG acGTACTGAAAGAGGTGGATGATGTTTATGAGAAGTATAAAAAGGAGACTGATGCAAGTCAAAGAAAACGGCTTCAGAACCAACTCCAGCGGGCTCTCATCAGCAGCCAGGAGCTGGGAGATGAGAAGATACACTTGGTTACGCAAATGATAGAGCTGGTTGAGAACCGTGCACGGCAAATGGATTCTCACTCGCATTGTTTCCAGGAGCCCAGTGAGGTTGAGACAAACGTCGAGAAAACAACTAAACAAGAGGTACAGCCCCCCGAGCGCTCCTCCGCCCGGCGGCAGCGACGCCAGCGCAATAGCGAGAGCCGCGATTCCTGCTACACAGCCAATGGCGTTGATGAACAGGGTGATGAGCCTCCGCCCAAAGAGAAGAAGTCTAAATCCGCCAAGAAGAAGAAGCGGTCAAAGGCCCCGAAGCGTGAAGCTTCACCGGTGGAGTACACCATCGACCCCAACGAGCCTACCTACTGCTTGTGCGACCAGGTGTCTTATGGCGAGATGATTGGTTGTGACAATGAACAGTGTCCCATTGAATGGTTTCACTTTTCTTGTGTCGGACTTACCTACAAGCCCAAAGGAAAGTGGTACTGTCCAAAATGCAGGGGGGACAATGAAAAAACAATGGACAAAAGCATTGAAAAAACTAAGAAGGACAGGCGCTCAAGGTAG